A part of Setaria viridis chromosome 8, Setaria_viridis_v4.0, whole genome shotgun sequence genomic DNA contains:
- the LOC117833828 gene encoding probable carboxylesterase 18: protein MAETPTTPPPPPRKPKPPMSRLMRLSLKVVDRVADATRRADGTLNRFALSLLDPRVPAISSPCRGVASRDVVLDRASRLRARLFHPAAAAATAKASTLPVIVFFHGGGFAFLSAASPAYDAACRRIARYASAAVLSVDYRRAPEHRFPAPYDDGIAALRFLDDPKNHLLPLDVSRCYVAGDSAGGNIAHHVARRYAADAASFRNVRLAGLIAIQPFFGGEERTDAELRLDGAAPIVSVDRTDWMWRAFLPPGADRTHEAANFAHPAAAPGLDSPAFPPVLLAVGGFDPLQDWQRRYGEMLKGMGKDVRVAEYPDAIHAFYVFPGFDDARDFIIRIAEFVAESAGGGAAASDQP from the coding sequence ATGGCGGAGACTCCcacgacaccgccgccgccgccgcggaagccgaagccgccgaTGTCGCGCCTCATGCGGCTGTCCCTCAAGGTCGTGGACcgcgtcgccgacgccacccgccGCGCCGACGGCACGCTGAACCGCTTCGCGCTGTCGCTGCTGGACCCGCGCGtcccggccatctcctccccgTGCCGCGGCGTCGCGTCCCGGGACGTCGTCCTCGACCGGGCCTCCCGCCTCCGCGCGCGCCTCTTCCAcccggctgccgccgcggcgacggcgaaggcgTCTACCCTCCCCGTGATCGTCttcttccacggcggcgggttCGCGTTCCTGTCCGCGGCGTCCCCGGCCTACGACGCCGCGTGTCGCCGCATCGCGCGGTACGCCTCCGCGGCGGTGCTCTCCGTCGACTAccgccgcgcgcccgagcaCCGGTTCCCGGCGCCCTACGACGACGGCATCGCCGCGCTCCGCTTCCTCGACGACCCCAAAAACCACCTGCTCCCTCTCGACGTCTCCCGCTGCTACGTCGCCGGGGACAGCGCCGGCGGCAACATCGCGCACCACGTGGCCCGCCGCTACGCAGCCGACGCGGCCTCCTTCCGGAACGTCCGTCTCGCCGGCCTGATCGCCATCCAGCCCTTcttcggcggcgaggagcgcacCGACGCCGAGCTCCGGCTCGACGGCGCCGCGCCCATCGTGTCCGTCGACCGCACCGACTGGATGTGGCGCGCGTTCCTGCCGCCCGGCGCCGACCGCACCCACGAGGCCGCGAACTTCGCgcacccggccgccgcgcccgggCTCGACTCGCCGGCGTTCCCGCCCGTGctgctcgccgtcggcggcttCGACCCGCTGCAGGACTGGCAGCGCCGGTACGGCGAGATGCTCAAGGGCATGGGCAAGGACGTGCGCGTGGCCGAGTACCCGGACGCCATCCACGCGTTCTACGTCTTCCCCGGGTTCGACGACGCTCGGGACTTCATCATCCGCATCGCCGAGTTCGTCGCCGAGAGCGCCggtggtggggcggcggcgagtgaCCAACCATAA